In the Verrucomicrobiia bacterium genome, one interval contains:
- a CDS encoding Hsp70 family protein, with translation MSELIVGIDLGTTNSELAVLRDDGVEVLPIHGSPIMPSCVGLDAEDRLIVGQAARNQLIAAPDRTIVSIKRRMGEDTKVLLGTREHTPEEISSFILRELKREGERQLGQPIRKAVITVPAFFNERQRRATQVAGDLAGLEVLRIVHEPTAAALAYGAGVTDGERLLVYDLGGGTFDVSVVVAEAGVVEVKSSHGDTRLGGDDFDQILVDYATGRFEERHGVDLRQNPSAQRRLRVVMERAKRVLSDEPFVMIREEYLDGTHHLEMELLRNEYERLIEPLLEKTLACLHRALNDAKLGPKDIQKVMMVGGATRTPLIRRLLESRFGLDPRVEINPDLIVAMGAAIQAGVIAGHRRHSILVDITPHTYSTAALSDRGIREERICVPIIPRNTPLPASKSELMYTVMDDQPSVNVEAYQGEGEYPGDNTLVGEFRIEGLSAVPAGNPILVHFDLDLNGILKVTATEKDTGLARSVALDTRGQHHVDVEEARRNIAALVGTTAESGGGMDIPAGGQNSQGAASRELLATAKDLRKRSEALLEKGVAAEDATEIRELVHQSAHAITEGNWEALRTHNDALSDVLFYLED, from the coding sequence ATGAGCGAACTGATTGTTGGAATCGATCTGGGGACCACGAACTCCGAGCTGGCGGTGTTGCGCGACGACGGGGTGGAGGTGCTGCCCATCCACGGGAGCCCGATCATGCCGTCGTGTGTCGGACTCGACGCGGAAGACCGGCTGATCGTGGGGCAGGCGGCCCGGAATCAGCTCATCGCGGCGCCCGACCGGACGATTGTGTCGATCAAGCGGCGGATGGGCGAGGATACGAAGGTGCTTCTCGGAACGCGCGAGCACACCCCGGAGGAAATCTCGTCCTTTATCCTGCGTGAACTGAAGCGGGAGGGGGAACGGCAGCTGGGCCAGCCGATCCGCAAGGCGGTCATCACTGTTCCGGCGTTCTTCAACGAGCGACAGCGGAGGGCGACGCAGGTGGCGGGGGATCTGGCGGGCTTGGAGGTGTTGCGGATCGTGCATGAGCCGACGGCGGCGGCACTGGCCTACGGGGCGGGGGTCACGGACGGCGAACGGCTGCTGGTCTATGACCTCGGGGGCGGGACCTTTGATGTCTCGGTGGTGGTGGCGGAGGCCGGCGTGGTCGAGGTGAAGTCGAGCCACGGCGACACGCGGCTGGGCGGGGATGATTTCGATCAGATACTGGTGGATTACGCGACGGGACGCTTCGAGGAGCGGCATGGGGTGGACCTGCGGCAGAACCCTTCGGCGCAGCGCCGCCTGCGCGTCGTGATGGAACGGGCCAAGCGGGTGTTGTCGGACGAGCCGTTCGTCATGATCCGCGAGGAGTACCTCGACGGGACACATCACCTCGAGATGGAGCTGTTGCGAAACGAGTATGAGCGGCTGATCGAGCCGCTGTTGGAGAAGACGCTTGCCTGTCTGCACCGTGCGCTCAACGACGCGAAACTGGGGCCGAAGGACATTCAGAAGGTGATGATGGTGGGGGGCGCCACGCGGACGCCGCTGATCCGGAGACTGCTGGAAAGCCGGTTCGGGCTGGATCCGCGGGTCGAGATCAATCCGGACCTCATTGTGGCGATGGGCGCCGCCATCCAGGCCGGGGTGATTGCGGGGCACCGGCGCCACAGCATTCTCGTGGACATCACGCCGCACACCTACAGCACGGCGGCCCTGTCGGACCGTGGCATTCGGGAGGAGCGCATTTGTGTTCCCATCATTCCCCGGAACACCCCCCTGCCCGCGAGCAAGTCCGAGTTGATGTACACCGTGATGGACGATCAGCCGTCCGTGAATGTCGAAGCCTACCAGGGGGAGGGCGAGTATCCAGGGGACAACACGCTCGTGGGTGAGTTCCGGATCGAGGGCCTGAGCGCGGTGCCGGCCGGCAACCCCATCCTGGTGCACTTCGATCTCGACCTGAACGGGATCCTGAAGGTCACGGCGACGGAGAAGGACACCGGCCTGGCGAGGAGCGTTGCGCTGGACACCCGGGGACAGCACCACGTGGATGTCGAGGAGGCGCGCCGCAACATCGCGGCCCTGGTGGGGACGACGGCCGAATCCGGTGGGGGGATGGACATCCCCGCGGGCGGTCAGAATTCCCAGGGTGCCGCCAGTCGTGAGTTGCTGGCCACGGCCAAGGACTTGCGGAAGCGGAGCGAAGCCTTGTTGGAGAAGGGTGTCGCCGCCGAGGATGCCACGGAGATCCGTGAACTTGTGCATCAGAGCGCCCATGCGATCACGGAGGGGAATTGGGAGGCGCTGCGGACGCACAACGATGCGCTCTCCGATGTGTTGTTCTACCTCGAGGACTAG
- the trpS gene encoding tryptophan--tRNA ligase yields the protein MRILSGIQPSGALHVGNYFGMMRPAIELQNRGEAFYFIADYHSMTSLFDATQRRRNVLDVALDFLACGLDPDRAVFFRQSDVPEHCELTWLLSTVTPMGLLERCHSYKDKAARGIPVNHGLFAYPVLMAADILIYDSNIVPVGRDQKQHVEVTRDIAIKFNETYGATFLLPEPEIRSEVAVVPGTDGQKMSKSYGNTIEIFGDEKALRKKVMSIVMDSRTPQEPKPDADRNHAVQLLKLVAPPDVAQSVEERLRAGGFGYGDLKKALFEHYWNHFAIARERRRELEANLDHVHQVLRKGAERARHIAAPVLHRARQACGLA from the coding sequence ATGCGAATTCTGTCGGGGATCCAGCCGTCCGGGGCGCTCCACGTGGGCAATTACTTCGGAATGATGCGGCCGGCCATCGAACTCCAGAACCGGGGCGAGGCGTTCTACTTCATCGCCGATTACCACTCGATGACCTCGCTCTTCGATGCCACCCAGCGCCGCCGCAACGTCCTCGACGTTGCCCTCGACTTCCTCGCCTGCGGACTCGATCCCGACCGCGCCGTCTTCTTCCGCCAATCCGACGTCCCGGAACACTGCGAGCTCACCTGGCTCCTCAGCACCGTCACCCCCATGGGCCTCCTCGAACGCTGTCACAGCTACAAGGACAAGGCCGCCCGCGGGATTCCGGTGAATCACGGCCTGTTCGCCTACCCCGTCCTCATGGCCGCCGACATCCTCATCTACGACTCGAACATCGTGCCCGTCGGCCGCGACCAGAAGCAGCACGTCGAGGTCACCCGCGACATCGCCATCAAGTTCAACGAGACCTATGGCGCCACCTTCCTCCTCCCCGAACCCGAGATCCGCTCCGAGGTCGCCGTCGTCCCCGGCACCGACGGCCAGAAAATGAGCAAGAGCTACGGCAACACCATCGAGATCTTCGGCGACGAGAAGGCACTGCGGAAAAAAGTGATGTCCATCGTCATGGACAGCCGCACTCCTCAGGAACCCAAGCCCGACGCCGACCGCAACCACGCCGTCCAGCTCCTCAAACTCGTGGCTCCGCCCGACGTCGCCCAGTCCGTCGAAGAACGTCTCCGGGCCGGTGGCTTCGGCTACGGCGACCTCAAGAAGGCCCTCTTCGAACATTACTGGAACCACTTCGCCATCGCCCGCGAGCGCCGGCGCGAACTCGAGGCCAATCTCGATCACGTCCACCAGGTTCTTCGCAAAGGCGCCGAACGCGCCCGCCACATCGCCGCTCCCGTCCTCCACCGCGCCCGCCAGGCCTGCGGCCTCGCCTGA
- a CDS encoding sulfatase-like hydrolase/transferase yields MRWNGGGILGWIVAGLLGTAGMAGAADGAVRPNVILIMADDQGSVDLGCYGAVDLHTPHLDALAARGVRFTQFYSAAPVCSPSRAGTLTGRWPVRAGVPNNAPSQRGGAGGLPPEEVTIAEMFRAAGYATAHVGKWHLGYTPGRLPRAQGFDHSFGHMGGCIDNYSHFFYWSGPNVHDLWRNEEEVFHDGEYFPDLMVREAVAFMERERERPFFLYYALNTPHYPYQGDARWLERFRDLPYPRNLYAAFVAAQDERLGALFASVDELGLRERTIVVFQSDNGYSTEERAHFGGGRSGPYRGAKFSLFEGGIRLPAIVSWPGRLPAGAGRDQVAHACDLLPTLAELCGIPTPAVHLDGRSLAGVLRDGAAPSPHATRSLHWQVGIGPNADWAVREGDWKLIGNARDTGEGADVRERIPLFLVNLAEDPGETTNLAERHPEHVARLHERHERHLE; encoded by the coding sequence ATGCGATGGAACGGTGGTGGAATCCTGGGGTGGATTGTTGCGGGTCTATTGGGCACGGCAGGCATGGCGGGTGCGGCGGACGGGGCGGTGCGGCCGAATGTGATTCTGATCATGGCGGACGATCAGGGGTCGGTGGACCTGGGGTGCTACGGTGCGGTTGATCTGCACACGCCACATCTCGATGCGCTGGCGGCGAGGGGGGTGCGGTTCACGCAGTTCTACTCGGCCGCGCCGGTGTGTTCGCCGTCGCGGGCCGGGACGCTGACCGGGCGGTGGCCGGTGCGGGCGGGGGTGCCGAACAATGCGCCATCACAGAGGGGCGGGGCGGGCGGACTGCCGCCGGAGGAGGTGACGATCGCGGAAATGTTCCGGGCGGCGGGTTACGCGACGGCACACGTGGGCAAGTGGCACCTTGGGTACACGCCCGGGCGGTTGCCGCGGGCGCAGGGGTTCGACCACAGCTTCGGGCACATGGGGGGGTGCATCGACAATTATTCCCACTTCTTCTACTGGAGCGGCCCGAACGTCCATGACCTGTGGCGCAACGAAGAGGAGGTGTTTCATGACGGCGAGTATTTCCCGGACCTGATGGTGCGCGAGGCCGTGGCGTTCATGGAGCGGGAGCGGGAACGTCCGTTCTTCCTCTATTACGCGTTGAACACGCCGCACTATCCGTATCAGGGGGATGCCAGGTGGCTGGAGCGGTTTCGGGATCTGCCTTATCCGCGAAACCTGTACGCGGCGTTCGTCGCCGCGCAGGATGAACGGCTTGGAGCGTTGTTTGCATCCGTGGATGAACTTGGCCTGCGGGAGCGAACGATCGTGGTGTTCCAAAGCGACAACGGATATTCGACCGAGGAACGCGCCCATTTCGGCGGGGGACGGTCGGGTCCGTACCGTGGCGCGAAGTTCAGCCTGTTCGAGGGTGGCATCCGGCTTCCGGCGATCGTGTCGTGGCCGGGTCGATTGCCGGCCGGGGCGGGGCGGGACCAGGTGGCCCATGCCTGCGATCTGCTGCCGACCCTGGCCGAGTTGTGCGGGATCCCGACGCCAGCGGTCCACCTGGACGGGCGCAGCCTGGCCGGCGTCCTGCGGGACGGCGCGGCGCCGAGCCCGCATGCGACGCGGTCCCTGCACTGGCAGGTGGGGATTGGGCCGAATGCGGACTGGGCGGTGCGGGAGGGGGACTGGAAGCTGATCGGAAACGCCCGGGACACGGGTGAAGGGGCGGACGTGCGGGAGCGAATTCCGCTGTTTCTCGTGAACCTGGCGGAGGATCCGGGCGAGACGACCAACCTGGCCGAGCGCCATCCGGAACATGTGGCACGCCTGCACGAGCGGCACGAGCGGCATTTGGAGTGA
- the grpE gene encoding nucleotide exchange factor GrpE has translation MCEEVNRTGAHREGAGDEAWQADAEGADRDAGAEAGSGEADAMPAWKEALRRDFEVWLASVGEDFDSPEEDVVEGGTEEEPDLYSFFEQLAALNNEVRKANRRSAEAVSQWADTLGRFEQSLGPLRESVADLAAARPAEEGMPAERCLALVELLDRMRRLEAAASVETPRSSWWRSQDAAWRRLWEGQRDGLSIVVGHLETLLQRDGVVRFATVGEAFDPTTMVAVAVERTSGRPPRTVVAELASGYRRHGRLLRAAQVTVSGNE, from the coding sequence ATGTGCGAAGAAGTGAACCGAACGGGCGCCCATCGGGAAGGAGCGGGTGACGAGGCATGGCAGGCGGATGCGGAGGGGGCGGACCGCGATGCGGGTGCGGAGGCAGGGTCGGGAGAGGCGGACGCCATGCCCGCGTGGAAGGAGGCTTTGCGCCGGGATTTCGAAGTCTGGCTGGCCTCGGTCGGGGAGGACTTTGACAGCCCGGAGGAAGACGTTGTGGAAGGCGGGACGGAGGAGGAACCGGACCTGTATTCGTTTTTCGAGCAGTTGGCGGCCCTGAACAACGAAGTGCGCAAGGCGAACCGGCGCTCGGCGGAAGCGGTGAGCCAGTGGGCGGACACGCTTGGGCGATTTGAACAGAGCCTTGGCCCTCTGCGGGAGAGCGTCGCGGACCTGGCGGCGGCCCGGCCGGCGGAGGAGGGGATGCCGGCGGAGCGATGCCTGGCGCTGGTGGAACTGCTCGACCGGATGCGTCGGTTGGAGGCGGCGGCATCCGTGGAGACGCCCCGGTCTTCGTGGTGGCGTTCGCAGGATGCCGCATGGCGCAGGCTGTGGGAGGGGCAGCGGGACGGCCTGTCGATCGTGGTTGGACATCTCGAAACCCTGCTTCAGCGGGATGGTGTCGTTCGGTTTGCCACGGTCGGGGAGGCGTTCGATCCGACCACGATGGTGGCGGTGGCGGTGGAGAGGACGTCGGGACGACCGCCTCGGACAGTGGTTGCAGAATTGGCGTCCGGGTATCGACGACATGGCAGGCTGCTGCGGGCGGCGCAGGTGACGGTGAGCGGAAACGAGTGA
- a CDS encoding TIGR03663 family protein: protein MKGWARLWPILLIAVAGGIFRGGDLAVRPLHNDEAINAFKLAELHDHGRYRYDPHEYHGPVLYYASLPVLKGVSWVRPGQPDEVGMRWVTVLFGVGLILLLPLVRDGMGTGPMVVAGVLTAVSPAMVYYSRYYIHEVPLVFFTFLTLAAGWRYVRRPGWGWAAMAGVGVGLMYATKETFVFAVAAAAAGVLVMAAAGRGAAGAGEAEGDAAGTRGWVGRIGLRWRRVMGQVQPRHWGMAGGLAIGVAVVLFSSFLANPGGPWDAVRTYFIWLERAGGASPHIHPWHFYWERLAWYRWPGERVWTEGAILLLAGVGVVGVWWRRPGGGGGVDWRWGRFLSVYTLLLAGMYSAIPYKTPWCFLGFLHGLILLAGVGGWVLVTVVRPVWLRVLPGLALAAAAGQLGWQAWRASYWMPADFRNPYVYAHTAGDVENLLERVAELVAVHPEGERMPMQVMAPRSEYWPLPWYWRRMERVGWWDAVPENPYAAVVVAATGLNANLEERSEGAMRMVGMFELRPRFFVEVYVERELWARFLEARAAARRR from the coding sequence ATGAAGGGCTGGGCCAGGCTCTGGCCGATTCTGTTGATCGCCGTCGCGGGAGGAATCTTCCGCGGCGGCGATCTGGCTGTCCGGCCGCTGCACAATGACGAGGCGATCAACGCCTTCAAGCTGGCCGAACTTCATGACCATGGCCGGTACCGATATGACCCGCATGAGTATCATGGTCCGGTCCTGTACTACGCTTCGCTGCCCGTCTTGAAGGGGGTTTCGTGGGTGCGGCCCGGACAACCGGACGAGGTGGGGATGCGGTGGGTGACGGTGCTGTTCGGGGTGGGGTTGATCCTGTTGCTGCCGCTGGTGCGTGACGGCATGGGGACGGGCCCGATGGTGGTGGCGGGGGTGCTGACGGCGGTGTCGCCGGCGATGGTGTATTACAGCCGTTACTACATCCACGAGGTGCCGCTGGTGTTTTTCACGTTTCTGACGCTGGCGGCGGGGTGGCGGTATGTGCGGCGTCCCGGGTGGGGTTGGGCGGCGATGGCGGGGGTGGGGGTGGGGTTGATGTATGCCACCAAGGAGACTTTCGTGTTTGCGGTGGCTGCCGCGGCGGCCGGGGTGTTGGTGATGGCGGCGGCGGGCCGCGGAGCGGCCGGTGCTGGCGAGGCGGAGGGGGATGCGGCGGGAACGCGGGGGTGGGTGGGACGGATCGGACTCCGGTGGCGTCGGGTCATGGGACAGGTCCAACCGCGGCATTGGGGCATGGCGGGCGGTCTCGCGATCGGGGTGGCGGTGGTGTTATTCTCATCGTTTCTGGCGAATCCCGGTGGTCCGTGGGATGCGGTGCGGACCTATTTCATCTGGCTGGAACGGGCGGGCGGGGCGTCGCCGCACATCCATCCGTGGCACTTCTACTGGGAACGGCTGGCCTGGTACCGATGGCCGGGGGAACGGGTGTGGACGGAAGGGGCGATCCTGCTGCTGGCAGGGGTGGGCGTGGTGGGCGTCTGGTGGCGGCGGCCGGGGGGGGGTGGCGGGGTGGACTGGCGGTGGGGACGATTTCTATCGGTGTACACGCTGCTGCTGGCGGGGATGTACAGCGCGATTCCGTACAAGACGCCGTGGTGTTTTCTGGGGTTCCTGCACGGGCTGATCCTGTTGGCGGGCGTGGGAGGTTGGGTGTTGGTGACTGTGGTGCGGCCCGTCTGGTTGCGGGTCCTGCCCGGGCTGGCGTTGGCGGCGGCGGCGGGGCAGTTGGGCTGGCAGGCGTGGCGGGCGAGCTACTGGATGCCGGCGGATTTCCGGAATCCGTATGTGTACGCGCACACGGCCGGGGATGTGGAGAATCTGCTGGAGCGGGTGGCGGAACTGGTGGCGGTGCATCCGGAGGGGGAACGGATGCCGATGCAGGTGATGGCGCCACGGAGCGAGTATTGGCCGCTGCCGTGGTACTGGCGTCGGATGGAGCGGGTGGGGTGGTGGGATGCGGTGCCGGAGAATCCTTATGCGGCGGTGGTGGTGGCGGCGACGGGATTGAATGCGAATCTGGAGGAACGTTCGGAGGGGGCGATGCGGATGGTGGGGATGTTCGAGTTGCGACCGAGGTTCTTCGTCGAGGTGTATGTCGAGCGGGAGCTGTGGGCGCGGTTCCTGGAGGCGCGGGCGGCAGCGAGGCGAAGATAG
- the thrS gene encoding threonine--tRNA ligase, which translates to MNAPNSHPNNPAPDGPARKSLDERQRMTDLERIRHSCAHVLATAILRLWPDAQFAAGPPVENGFYYDVELDHRISPEDFPRLEEEMKREIKANHVFEKVVVSRDQALDDARQGRLAALSPRPTPSRFKLDIVQGIPDGEPISYYRNGDFIDLCAGPHVMRTGNIGAFRLTHVASAYYKGDERNPQLQRIYGTAFKNKTELEAHFAMLEEAKRRDHRKLGQEMGLFAMDPDFVGPGLPLWLPKGTVLVEELEKLAKETEFQAGYVRVKTPHLAREKMYLTSGHLPYYAESMFPPMELSETRDHPASSAPDSAGPAAESPKDRYYLKAMNCPHHHRIFAAEPRSYRDLPLRLAEYGTCYRYEQSGELFGLMRVRSMNMNDAHIYCTPEQFADEFRAVNEMYLKYFKIFGFDRYRMRYSTHDPARLGQKFVNQPELWRQTEDMVRQVLTESGIEFVEVPNEAAFYGPKIDVQVWSAIGREFTIATNQVDFAVPAQFGLTYRDRDNTDKTPLCIHRAPLGTHERFIGFLIEHYAGNFPLWLAPEQVRVLTIGDDEPLVDYARSVVDALRARYVRVELDASTNKINGKIQDAERAKVHTMLVIGGRDRDAGQVSVRLHGKGSIGARPKDEAIASIVQSIQERCA; encoded by the coding sequence ATGAACGCCCCCAACTCCCATCCCAACAACCCCGCCCCCGACGGCCCCGCCCGCAAATCCCTCGACGAGCGCCAGCGGATGACCGACCTCGAACGGATCCGCCATTCCTGTGCCCACGTCCTCGCCACCGCCATTCTCCGCCTCTGGCCCGATGCCCAGTTCGCCGCCGGTCCCCCCGTCGAGAACGGCTTCTACTACGATGTCGAACTCGATCACCGCATCTCCCCCGAGGACTTCCCCCGCCTCGAGGAGGAAATGAAGCGCGAGATCAAGGCCAACCACGTCTTCGAGAAGGTCGTCGTCTCCCGTGATCAGGCCCTCGACGACGCCCGCCAGGGCCGCCTCGCCGCCCTCTCCCCACGCCCCACCCCCAGCAGGTTCAAACTCGACATCGTCCAGGGCATCCCCGACGGCGAACCCATCTCCTACTATCGCAACGGCGACTTCATCGACCTCTGCGCCGGTCCCCACGTCATGCGCACCGGCAACATCGGCGCGTTCCGCCTCACCCACGTCGCCAGCGCCTACTACAAGGGCGACGAACGCAATCCCCAGCTCCAGCGCATCTACGGCACCGCCTTCAAGAACAAGACCGAGTTGGAGGCCCACTTCGCCATGCTCGAAGAGGCCAAACGCCGTGACCACCGCAAGCTCGGTCAGGAGATGGGCCTCTTCGCCATGGACCCCGACTTCGTCGGACCCGGCCTCCCCCTCTGGCTCCCCAAGGGCACTGTCCTCGTCGAGGAACTCGAAAAGCTCGCCAAGGAAACCGAGTTCCAGGCCGGCTACGTCCGGGTCAAAACCCCCCATCTCGCCCGCGAGAAAATGTATCTCACCTCGGGTCACCTTCCCTACTACGCGGAGTCCATGTTCCCGCCGATGGAACTCTCCGAAACCCGGGACCACCCAGCCTCGTCCGCACCGGACTCCGCTGGACCCGCCGCCGAAAGTCCGAAGGACCGCTACTACCTCAAGGCCATGAACTGCCCGCATCACCACCGCATTTTTGCGGCGGAACCGCGCAGTTACCGCGATCTCCCGCTCCGCCTCGCCGAGTACGGCACCTGTTACCGCTACGAACAGTCCGGCGAACTCTTCGGACTCATGCGCGTCCGTTCCATGAACATGAACGACGCCCATATCTACTGCACCCCGGAACAGTTCGCCGACGAGTTCCGAGCCGTGAACGAGATGTACCTCAAGTACTTCAAGATCTTCGGATTCGACCGGTACCGGATGCGTTACTCGACCCACGATCCGGCCAGGCTGGGACAAAAGTTCGTCAATCAACCCGAACTCTGGCGCCAGACCGAAGACATGGTCCGCCAGGTCCTGACCGAGTCCGGAATCGAGTTTGTCGAAGTCCCCAACGAAGCCGCCTTCTACGGACCCAAGATCGATGTCCAGGTCTGGAGCGCCATCGGACGCGAGTTCACCATCGCCACCAACCAGGTCGATTTCGCCGTGCCCGCCCAGTTCGGTCTCACCTACCGCGACCGCGACAACACCGACAAAACCCCGCTCTGCATCCACCGCGCCCCGCTCGGCACCCACGAGCGTTTCATCGGGTTCCTCATCGAACACTACGCCGGCAACTTCCCCCTCTGGCTCGCGCCCGAGCAGGTCCGCGTCCTGACCATCGGCGACGATGAACCCCTTGTGGACTACGCCCGCAGTGTGGTCGATGCCCTGCGCGCCCGGTACGTTCGTGTCGAACTCGACGCATCGACCAACAAGATCAACGGCAAGATCCAGGACGCCGAACGTGCCAAGGTCCATACCATGCTGGTCATCGGCGGACGCGACCGCGACGCCGGCCAGGTAAGCGTCCGCCTTCACGGCAAGGGTTCCATCGGCGCCCGCCCAAAGGACGAAGCCATCGCCAGCATCGTCCAGTCCATCCAGGAACGCTGTGCCTGA